The following coding sequences lie in one Halorussus rarus genomic window:
- a CDS encoding adenylyltransferase/cytidyltransferase family protein codes for MTRVVARGTFDLLHPGHVHYLPEAAAMGDEPHVVVANGDRVSHKDPVVPDAQRVQVVAALDPVTAAHPGHSKGISAPIRRIDPDLLVLGGDQHHDEDEVASMLAAWGVDCEVRRAAVAESGEDERYSTSDIVDRILAERGEKAVPRP; via the coding sequence ATGACCCGCGTCGTCGCCCGCGGGACGTTCGACCTGCTCCACCCCGGCCACGTCCACTACCTGCCGGAGGCCGCCGCGATGGGCGACGAGCCCCACGTGGTCGTGGCCAACGGCGACCGGGTCTCGCACAAGGACCCGGTGGTCCCCGACGCCCAGCGAGTGCAGGTGGTCGCGGCTCTCGACCCTGTGACCGCGGCCCATCCCGGCCACTCGAAGGGCATCTCCGCGCCCATCCGTCGGATCGACCCGGACCTACTGGTCCTCGGTGGCGACCAGCACCACGACGAGGACGAGGTCGCGTCGATGCTCGCGGCGTGGGGCGTCGACTGCGAGGTCCGGCGCGCCGCGGTAGCCGAATCGGGTGAGGACGAACGCTACTCGACGAGCGACATCGTCGACCGAATCCTGGCGGAGCGCGGCGAGAAAGCGGTTCCGCGTCCGTAA
- a CDS encoding TorD/DmsD family molecular chaperone — protein MDDTQPTDNTDPHHDEGADELSPSERHAARAALYSAAAGAYCYPDDELVAELTHEETVEGLRSAGRKLDLIAEVEALLEALAATDREALESAYNELFGLPSDDGTYAVVPYEAEYTVGDEVSRQQRRIATVVGLLEAFGVEPAEDFHERQDHVVVELELLQVLAARRAVAREDGETDAAANLERAEGMVLDEHLGDFVPAFAHDVREATADLKEREGYDDPRRAAEAVYRAAADLAEAVVTRDVAAHPEPDVDVDAAAEVSPRG, from the coding sequence ATGGACGACACACAACCAACCGACAACACGGATCCCCACCACGACGAGGGGGCCGACGAACTGTCTCCCTCGGAACGCCACGCCGCCCGGGCAGCGCTCTACAGCGCTGCGGCCGGTGCGTACTGCTACCCCGACGACGAGCTGGTCGCGGAGCTGACCCACGAGGAGACCGTCGAGGGCCTCCGGTCGGCCGGCCGGAAACTCGACCTGATCGCCGAGGTCGAGGCCCTGCTCGAAGCGCTCGCCGCGACCGACCGCGAGGCGCTCGAATCGGCGTACAACGAACTGTTCGGCCTGCCGAGCGACGACGGCACCTACGCCGTGGTGCCCTACGAGGCCGAGTACACGGTCGGCGACGAGGTGAGCCGCCAGCAGCGCCGCATCGCCACGGTGGTCGGGTTGCTCGAGGCGTTCGGCGTTGAGCCCGCCGAGGATTTCCACGAGCGCCAGGACCACGTGGTCGTCGAGCTCGAACTCCTCCAGGTGCTGGCCGCCCGCCGGGCGGTCGCCCGCGAGGACGGCGAGACCGACGCCGCGGCGAACCTCGAACGCGCCGAAGGGATGGTGCTCGACGAGCACCTCGGGGACTTCGTGCCGGCGTTCGCCCACGACGTCCGGGAAGCCACCGCCGACCTGAAAGAGCGGGAGGGTTACGACGACCCCCGGCGCGCCGCCGAGGCGGTCTACCGGGCCGCCGCCGACCTCGCGGAGGCGGTCGTCACGCGAGACGTCGCCGCCCATCCCGAGCCGGACGTGGACGTCGACGCGGCCGCGGAGGTGAGTCCGCGTGGCTGA
- a CDS encoding HEAT repeat domain-containing protein, with translation MSEYANRSARNRSPARDGDEADLRDLLDDDREPVRRDAALALVDCADAAGLDPDTVTALADRLSVDDSADVRQFAVEALGAAAGEAPDAAESAIRTGLDDADEWVRAEAVVALSRAAPEAGALAHALDDDSGWVRRNAVIALGKTGRVAPEQLTDRIKNDPHPAVREYAAQYLGERADDVEEAVRLLAAVLARDPEAFVRAKAAESLGDLATDRAEQALEAHGITDRSDDVKRTAKRALAAARGVDPDQLDVEIDDGPPGGGPQAPADTPRGVPGDGAGPKGGTGPTGGPGPNDRRPPGGPGRPTEE, from the coding sequence ATGAGCGAGTACGCCAACCGGAGCGCCCGGAACCGCTCGCCCGCCCGCGACGGCGACGAGGCCGACCTTCGGGACCTGCTCGACGACGACCGCGAACCCGTTCGCCGGGACGCCGCGCTCGCGCTCGTGGACTGCGCGGACGCAGCGGGGCTCGACCCCGATACCGTGACCGCGCTCGCCGACCGGCTTTCCGTCGACGACAGCGCCGACGTCCGGCAGTTCGCGGTCGAGGCGCTGGGGGCGGCCGCCGGCGAGGCGCCCGACGCGGCCGAGAGCGCGATCCGGACCGGGCTCGACGACGCCGACGAGTGGGTCCGGGCCGAGGCGGTGGTCGCGCTCTCGCGGGCCGCACCCGAGGCCGGCGCGCTCGCGCACGCGCTCGACGACGACAGCGGGTGGGTCCGGCGCAACGCGGTCATCGCGCTCGGCAAGACCGGCCGGGTCGCCCCCGAGCAGCTGACCGACCGGATCAAGAACGACCCCCATCCCGCCGTCCGGGAGTACGCCGCGCAGTACCTCGGCGAGCGCGCCGACGACGTCGAGGAGGCGGTACGGTTGCTGGCAGCGGTGCTGGCCCGCGACCCCGAGGCGTTCGTCCGGGCGAAGGCCGCTGAGTCGCTGGGCGACCTCGCGACCGACCGGGCCGAGCAGGCCCTGGAGGCCCACGGCATCACGGACCGGAGCGACGACGTCAAGCGAACCGCGAAGCGCGCGCTGGCGGCGGCCCGCGGCGTCGACCCCGACCAACTCGACGTGGAGATAGACGACGGCCCGCCCGGCGGCGGCCCCCAGGCGCCCGCCGACACGCCCCGCGGCGTCCCCGGCGACGGGGCGGGGCCGAAGGGCGGCACGGGACCGACCGGCGGGCCCGGACCGAACGACCGACGACCGCCCGGCGGTCCCGGGCGACCGACGGAGGAGTGA
- the mobA gene encoding molybdenum cofactor guanylyltransferase: protein MIETNRRRRPARGTTGDDEATGSGGPGSEPGSGDVAGVVLAGGYSRRFGDRDKALARLAGRPLLARVVARLGAATDSVVVNCRADQRAAFADALDLSADSETGVDVPVRFAPDPVPDRGPLFGFRTALRAVEAETCALSACDTPFLDPRLLSDLADRLTADSAAEAVAVVTKDRPHPVPAVYRTAPALEACDALLDAGDGRLSALFDRLAVRRVSADDAVGDVARNLFDVDTPEDRERAAVLLADRTSSERGREATPPR, encoded by the coding sequence GTGATCGAGACGAACCGACGGCGAAGGCCCGCGCGTGGGACGACGGGGGACGACGAGGCGACCGGCAGCGGAGGGCCGGGAAGCGAGCCGGGGTCCGGCGACGTCGCCGGCGTCGTCCTCGCGGGCGGCTACTCCCGTCGGTTCGGCGACCGCGACAAAGCGCTCGCCCGCCTCGCCGGCCGGCCGCTCCTCGCGCGGGTGGTCGCTCGACTCGGTGCAGCGACCGACAGCGTGGTGGTCAACTGCCGGGCCGACCAGCGCGCGGCGTTCGCCGACGCGCTCGACCTGTCCGCGGATTCGGAGACCGGAGTCGACGTCCCGGTCCGATTCGCCCCGGACCCCGTGCCCGATCGCGGCCCCCTGTTCGGCTTCCGGACCGCGCTCCGGGCCGTCGAAGCCGAGACCTGTGCGCTGTCAGCCTGCGACACTCCGTTCCTCGACCCCCGCCTCCTCTCGGACCTCGCCGACCGACTGACCGCCGACTCGGCGGCCGAGGCGGTCGCAGTCGTGACTAAGGACCGTCCGCACCCGGTTCCGGCGGTCTATCGGACCGCACCGGCGCTCGAGGCCTGCGACGCGCTGCTCGACGCCGGCGACGGTCGGCTCTCGGCACTGTTCGACCGCCTCGCCGTCCGTCGCGTGTCGGCCGACGACGCGGTCGGCGACGTCGCCCGGAACCTGTTCGACGTGGACACGCCGGAGGACCGCGAGCGGGCGGCCGTCCTGCTCGCCGACCGGACGTCGAGCGAGCGCGGGCGGGAGGCCACCCCGCCGCGATGA
- a CDS encoding 4Fe-4S dicluster domain-containing protein, with translation MPEVYNPQLGRKQSYPYEHRQQERDWHWGMIVNINRCINCNTCSFACKSTWTSGKGEEYMWWMNVETEPYGGYPMGWDMRLLDDLGADETIFEAAEQGEQVKGYVARKEEWEYPALGDDQAHGEYPTGDVVESDPEEGKYHDMWQFYLPRLCNHCKNPACLAACPRKAIYKRSEDGIVLLDQERCRGYRKCVKACPYHKPMYNPETGVSEKPVGCFPRIEEGNVPRCVSSCIGKTRLHGNINRGPMAGHPNGKKSAAKGRSPINYLAKSDEKVALPLYPQFGTRPQVFYMPPYHVPPEFLTQMFTPNTERKRNDWPGNSYEESVEIIQQRVRDPSHHLLGVLQLFGATTRLIETYTVKENKVKGWDRKGKKVVDMPIEEELEVREGEQWTNQP, from the coding sequence ATGCCCGAAGTGTACAACCCGCAGCTCGGCCGGAAGCAGAGCTACCCCTACGAGCACCGCCAGCAGGAGCGCGACTGGCACTGGGGGATGATCGTCAACATCAACCGCTGCATCAACTGCAACACCTGCTCGTTCGCCTGCAAGTCCACCTGGACCAGCGGGAAGGGCGAGGAGTACATGTGGTGGATGAACGTCGAGACCGAGCCCTACGGCGGCTACCCGATGGGCTGGGACATGCGGCTGCTCGACGACCTGGGCGCCGACGAGACCATTTTCGAGGCCGCCGAACAAGGCGAACAGGTCAAGGGGTACGTCGCCCGCAAGGAGGAGTGGGAGTACCCCGCGCTGGGCGACGACCAGGCCCACGGGGAGTACCCCACCGGCGACGTGGTCGAGAGCGACCCCGAGGAGGGGAAGTACCACGACATGTGGCAGTTCTACCTGCCCCGGCTCTGCAACCACTGCAAGAATCCGGCGTGCCTGGCCGCGTGCCCGCGGAAGGCCATCTACAAGCGCTCGGAGGACGGCATCGTGCTGCTCGACCAGGAGCGGTGCCGGGGCTACCGCAAGTGCGTGAAGGCGTGTCCGTACCACAAGCCGATGTACAACCCCGAGACCGGCGTGTCCGAGAAGCCGGTGGGCTGCTTCCCCCGCATCGAGGAGGGCAACGTCCCCCGGTGCGTCTCCTCGTGCATCGGCAAGACCCGGCTCCACGGCAACATCAACCGCGGGCCGATGGCGGGCCATCCCAACGGGAAGAAGTCAGCGGCGAAGGGCCGCAGCCCGATCAACTACCTGGCGAAGTCCGACGAGAAGGTCGCGCTCCCGCTGTACCCGCAGTTCGGCACCCGCCCGCAGGTGTTCTACATGCCGCCGTACCACGTGCCGCCGGAGTTCCTGACCCAGATGTTCACGCCGAACACCGAGCGGAAGCGCAACGACTGGCCCGGCAACAGCTACGAGGAGTCGGTCGAGATCATCCAGCAGCGCGTCCGGGACCCGAGCCACCACCTGCTGGGCGTGCTCCAGCTGTTCGGCGCGACCACCCGGCTCATCGAGACCTACACCGTCAAGGAGAACAAGGTGAAGGGCTGGGACCGGAAGGGCAAGAAGGTCGTCGACATGCCCATCGAGGAGGAGCTCGAGGTCCGCGAGGGCGAGCAGTGGACCAACCAACCGTGA
- a CDS encoding DUF1330 domain-containing protein, with product MRMPTNGDQRKTDDIDSKDHHADRVRAQELQNQWRECETVTMTNESNPDAILRRRLLKSGAVLAGAFGMIPAATASDRENETQTDETTTSEPAQSRKGYVIAVDGITDRDRYMNEYFPVAAETTAAHDGEALVISSEPTVLDGEWGHDLTVVLEFPSVQAAKEWYADDALQGVQQIRYETTAYSNKIVTSQYSP from the coding sequence ATGAGAATGCCTACCAACGGAGATCAACGGAAGACTGACGACATCGACTCCAAAGACCACCACGCGGACCGCGTACGCGCACAGGAACTACAAAATCAGTGGAGAGAGTGTGAGACTGTGACAATGACCAACGAATCGAATCCAGACGCCATCTTGCGCCGAAGGCTGTTGAAATCAGGGGCGGTCTTAGCGGGCGCATTCGGGATGATACCGGCCGCAACAGCTAGCGACCGTGAGAACGAGACGCAGACTGACGAAACGACCACCAGCGAACCTGCCCAATCCCGGAAGGGATACGTGATTGCTGTCGACGGGATAACAGACAGGGACCGGTATATGAACGAATATTTCCCCGTTGCCGCAGAGACAACTGCCGCACATGACGGAGAGGCGCTCGTTATCTCGTCTGAGCCGACCGTGCTTGACGGCGAATGGGGTCATGACCTGACGGTCGTCTTGGAATTCCCATCCGTTCAAGCAGCGAAGGAGTGGTATGCCGATGACGCCTTGCAAGGAGTCCAGCAGATTCGCTACGAGACCACCGCCTACTCCAATAAGATCGTCACCTCTCAATACTCCCCCTGA
- a CDS encoding helix-turn-helix transcriptional regulator, whose protein sequence is MTPDTLKSTLDAMQVFVNSPHSVRVFEALTDGATTSRSLVEQTGASRSTVARILDEGESRGWIDSEGSQYKLTHLGEVMIEEFHAYRQTIEGVQRLGDAIYWLPPPVQSLDFCHFRDVNIITAVPTNPAKPFDYVAELLLAATKKRSLATTAVPRFAELAYTQSEAGELDSELVIEASWFDALDENPDQVPLWRARAERDGVWVYEGEVPVNLELYDDTVVIWLGEEQKMEDELVVHGVLVTEAPDVVSWAASLYEDYRTDAVPLDPAMLPDM, encoded by the coding sequence ATGACACCAGACACACTGAAATCCACGCTGGACGCGATGCAAGTGTTCGTGAACTCGCCACATAGCGTGCGGGTATTCGAGGCACTCACCGACGGGGCGACAACGAGTCGCAGTCTCGTCGAGCAGACCGGGGCTTCCCGGTCGACCGTCGCGCGGATTCTCGACGAGGGTGAATCGCGCGGGTGGATCGACTCCGAAGGGAGTCAGTATAAACTCACACATCTGGGGGAAGTCATGATCGAGGAGTTTCACGCGTATCGGCAGACCATCGAAGGTGTGCAGCGCCTCGGAGACGCCATCTATTGGCTGCCGCCGCCAGTTCAGTCGCTCGATTTCTGTCATTTCAGAGACGTCAACATTATCACTGCAGTTCCTACTAATCCAGCCAAGCCATTTGATTACGTAGCAGAGCTACTGTTGGCTGCAACCAAGAAGCGTTCACTCGCGACAACGGCCGTCCCTCGCTTCGCGGAACTCGCATACACCCAGTCGGAAGCAGGGGAGTTGGACTCCGAACTCGTAATTGAAGCCAGTTGGTTCGATGCGCTCGATGAGAATCCTGACCAAGTGCCACTCTGGCGGGCCCGAGCGGAGCGGGACGGCGTCTGGGTATACGAAGGGGAGGTACCGGTCAACTTGGAACTGTACGATGACACGGTGGTGATCTGGTTGGGCGAAGAGCAGAAGATGGAGGATGAACTGGTGGTTCACGGCGTGTTAGTCACTGAGGCTCCCGACGTTGTGTCGTGGGCCGCGTCCCTCTACGAGGACTACAGGACCGATGCTGTGCCGCTAGACCCGGCGATGTTGCCCGACATGTGA
- a CDS encoding ethylbenzene dehydrogenase-related protein translates to MADRDAARRATIVTAVVVAALVLAQTAVAAAVTGGTQPAVAVESVPTDPAASQWSDAPERTVSLSKQQMAPPFGGGSVDDLTVQTVHNESHTAFRLSWADPTRDADIRAPRNYSDAAAVMLRSGDRPPITMGAAGKPVDIWYWRASWQFENRSSFGQMYTYPHPENETMPGRAAGNPLSKSQYDRYAQNYYAKGYGSLTHAPRQNVRANAERTDDGWSVVFTRAHDTDGEFDASLSGSKNVYLAFAVWNGSADEVNGQKSITLQFTKLDTGDWAMTDASAGSGSSDSGGSQSGGSDSGSGSGGSAGGMWLTHSVGNWVLGLVATTLLTWTVVYWRAKE, encoded by the coding sequence GTGGCTGACCGCGACGCGGCGCGGCGGGCGACGATAGTGACTGCGGTCGTCGTGGCCGCGCTGGTGCTCGCCCAGACCGCGGTCGCAGCAGCGGTCACCGGCGGCACCCAGCCGGCGGTCGCGGTCGAGTCGGTGCCGACCGATCCCGCGGCGTCCCAGTGGAGCGACGCGCCCGAGCGCACGGTGTCGCTGTCGAAGCAGCAGATGGCCCCGCCGTTCGGCGGCGGGAGCGTCGACGACCTGACGGTCCAGACCGTTCACAACGAGTCTCACACCGCGTTCCGGCTGTCCTGGGCCGACCCGACCCGGGACGCCGACATCCGGGCGCCGCGCAACTACAGCGACGCCGCCGCGGTGATGCTCCGGTCGGGCGACCGGCCGCCCATCACGATGGGCGCGGCCGGCAAGCCGGTCGACATCTGGTACTGGCGGGCGAGCTGGCAGTTCGAGAACCGGTCGTCGTTCGGGCAGATGTACACGTATCCGCACCCCGAGAACGAGACGATGCCCGGCAGGGCCGCGGGCAACCCCCTGTCGAAGAGCCAGTACGACCGGTACGCCCAGAACTACTACGCGAAGGGGTACGGCTCGCTGACCCACGCGCCCCGCCAGAACGTCCGGGCGAACGCCGAGCGGACCGACGATGGCTGGTCGGTGGTGTTCACCCGAGCGCACGACACCGACGGGGAGTTCGACGCCAGCCTCTCGGGGTCGAAGAACGTCTACCTGGCGTTCGCGGTGTGGAACGGGAGCGCCGACGAGGTCAACGGCCAGAAGTCCATCACGCTCCAGTTCACGAAGCTCGACACCGGCGACTGGGCGATGACCGACGCGTCCGCCGGCTCGGGGTCGAGCGACTCGGGCGGGAGCCAGTCGGGCGGCTCCGACAGCGGATCGGGCTCCGGCGGTTCGGCCGGCGGCATGTGGCTCACCCACTCGGTCGGCAACTGGGTGCTCGGCCTGGTCGCGACGACCCTGCTCACCTGGACAGTCGTCTACTGGAGGGCGAAGGAATGA
- a CDS encoding helix-turn-helix transcriptional regulator — MPTSTTESALDAIQVFANSSHSVRVFEALADGPTTSRALAEQTGASRSTVARILADGETRGWVDSEGSQYELTDLGETMIDEFSDYLETIKGVHHLEEMIQWLPSPARELDFRHFRSADIITPTGTNPVKPFDYLEEWVRTGSKKRSLAIGAVTRFVQLIHDQCVAGKLESESVIQADWFDTLAAEPKQIPLWRTRAERGDVLIYDGEVPISFHVIDEAVGIWASEEARDVVRGLVVVENPAVVSWAESLYADYRAEAVLLDPAMLPEA, encoded by the coding sequence ATGCCAACGTCTACCACAGAATCGGCGTTGGATGCGATTCAAGTGTTCGCGAATTCGTCCCATAGTGTACGGGTGTTCGAGGCACTTGCGGACGGACCGACGACGAGCCGTGCTCTTGCAGAGCAGACGGGGGCCTCCCGGTCAACAGTCGCGCGCATTCTCGCCGACGGGGAAACGCGCGGGTGGGTCGATTCCGAAGGGAGCCAGTATGAACTCACCGACTTGGGCGAAACCATGATCGACGAGTTCTCCGACTATTTAGAGACCATCAAGGGAGTTCACCACCTCGAGGAGATGATCCAGTGGCTTCCATCGCCGGCTCGCGAACTCGATTTCCGGCATTTCCGTAGTGCTGACATCATAACGCCGACCGGTACCAACCCGGTCAAGCCATTTGATTATCTGGAGGAGTGGGTCCGTACTGGGAGTAAAAAACGTTCACTTGCGATCGGCGCCGTCACTAGATTTGTGCAGTTAATCCATGATCAGTGTGTCGCGGGAAAATTGGAGTCCGAATCCGTGATTCAAGCTGACTGGTTCGATACGCTCGCCGCGGAGCCAAAACAAATACCACTATGGCGGACACGAGCGGAGAGAGGTGACGTCTTAATCTATGACGGAGAGGTTCCAATCAGTTTCCATGTCATCGATGAAGCGGTCGGAATCTGGGCCAGTGAGGAAGCCAGGGATGTAGTTCGGGGATTGGTGGTAGTCGAGAACCCTGCCGTTGTGTCATGGGCCGAGTCACTCTACGCTGACTACCGTGCCGAGGCTGTACTGCTGGATCCGGCGATGCTACCCGAAGCGTAA
- a CDS encoding P-loop NTPase yields MAEDIQARVEAAVAEVEDPDFGASVVDAGLVTDVAVADGVVTVSMDLSGAAPGDAEDVAEAVRREAFEVPGVEQVRVESDLAGGESGEVDEFHRGHGHDSSAGAHSRGADLSLPEVDHVVAVGSAKGGVGKTTVATHLARALAHEYDVGLFDADIHGPNVPDLVGVEGPVEATDDGRAAPAEVDGMQVMSVGLVANDAPLAWRGAMAHDALTELLGDTAWTGRDVLVVDLPPGTGDVVLTTLQEVPVSGAVLVTTPFPTSLGDTGRSAALFEENGVLMVGAVVNMAGFACEECGHDHELYGDADPEAELGVDVLAELPFDRGLQSPETERSDAAARPGPIADVADAVADFLESDDAGPVSVPDSALDVRGLPPRIRHEQVGEEFRALDPGEAFYVVNDHDPSPLAEMLAGEHAEGSADEAFDACEVHRRAPDEWVLELRRAA; encoded by the coding sequence ATGGCCGAGGACATCCAGGCCCGCGTCGAGGCGGCGGTCGCCGAGGTCGAGGACCCCGACTTCGGTGCGAGCGTCGTCGACGCCGGCCTCGTGACCGACGTGGCGGTCGCCGACGGCGTCGTCACGGTGTCGATGGACCTCTCGGGTGCGGCCCCCGGAGACGCCGAGGACGTCGCGGAGGCGGTCCGGCGCGAGGCGTTCGAGGTCCCCGGCGTCGAGCAGGTCCGCGTGGAGAGCGACCTGGCCGGCGGTGAGAGCGGGGAAGTGGACGAATTCCATCGCGGGCACGGCCACGATAGCTCGGCGGGAGCCCACAGCCGCGGCGCCGACCTCTCGCTCCCCGAGGTCGACCACGTCGTCGCGGTCGGCAGCGCGAAGGGCGGCGTGGGCAAGACCACCGTGGCGACCCACCTCGCCCGCGCGCTGGCCCACGAGTACGACGTCGGCCTGTTCGACGCCGACATCCACGGGCCGAACGTGCCCGACCTGGTCGGCGTCGAGGGGCCGGTCGAGGCCACCGACGACGGCCGGGCCGCGCCGGCCGAGGTCGACGGCATGCAGGTGATGAGCGTCGGTCTCGTGGCGAACGACGCGCCGCTGGCGTGGCGCGGAGCGATGGCCCACGACGCGCTGACGGAGCTGCTGGGCGACACCGCGTGGACGGGTCGGGACGTGTTGGTGGTCGACCTACCGCCGGGGACCGGGGACGTCGTGCTGACGACGCTTCAGGAGGTGCCGGTCTCGGGCGCCGTGCTGGTCACCACGCCGTTCCCGACCAGCCTGGGCGACACCGGCCGGAGCGCCGCGCTGTTCGAGGAGAACGGCGTGCTGATGGTCGGCGCGGTCGTGAACATGGCGGGGTTCGCCTGCGAGGAGTGCGGTCACGACCACGAACTCTACGGCGACGCCGACCCCGAGGCGGAACTCGGCGTCGACGTGCTGGCCGAGCTCCCGTTCGACAGGGGGTTGCAGAGTCCGGAAACCGAGCGGTCCGACGCGGCGGCCCGCCCCGGTCCGATCGCCGACGTGGCCGACGCCGTCGCCGATTTCCTGGAGAGCGACGACGCCGGCCCGGTCTCGGTGCCCGACTCGGCGCTCGACGTCCGGGGGCTGCCGCCGCGCATCCGCCACGAGCAGGTCGGCGAGGAGTTCCGGGCGCTCGACCCCGGCGAGGCCTTCTACGTGGTGAACGACCACGACCCCTCGCCGCTGGCCGAGATGCTCGCTGGCGAGCACGCCGAGGGGTCGGCCGACGAGGCGTTCGACGCCTGCGAGGTCCACCGCCGCGCGCCCGACGAGTGGGTGCTCGAACTCCGGCGGGCGGCCTGA
- a CDS encoding molybdopterin-dependent oxidoreductase has product MNAATDEPTGVPTEDHERPPADRALPRTTARCTVECTSGERNTDEWTGVPLAELATAADFPGETTHLRVEAADFAADVPIRPALDGVLAFERRRGRDDGESGLPRLVADGVDGERFVKRVESITAVSLDPDEEPRVGASPE; this is encoded by the coding sequence ATGAACGCTGCGACCGACGAACCGACCGGAGTCCCGACCGAAGACCACGAGCGCCCGCCGGCCGACCGCGCCCTGCCCCGCACCACTGCCCGCTGCACGGTCGAGTGCACGTCGGGCGAGCGCAACACCGACGAGTGGACCGGCGTCCCCCTCGCCGAACTCGCAACTGCGGCGGACTTCCCCGGCGAGACGACCCACCTCCGGGTCGAAGCAGCGGACTTCGCAGCCGACGTGCCGATCCGGCCGGCGCTCGACGGAGTGCTGGCCTTCGAGCGCCGGAGGGGCCGCGACGACGGGGAGTCGGGACTTCCCAGGCTCGTGGCCGACGGCGTCGATGGCGAGCGATTCGTCAAGCGCGTGGAGTCGATTACGGCGGTGTCGCTCGATCCGGACGAGGAACCGCGAGTCGGAGCGTCACCGGAATAG